The DNA region CCGCCATTCCTGATGGCAGGAGACGACGTAAGGAGTCTCTGATCAGCAATTTCCAGGTGAATCAAAGGCGGCCGGCAGACAATCTTGATCAGAGACTCCTTACGTCGTCTCCTACAAAGATTCCGGGCAAGGATTTGCCTAACGTATGAAACCAGTCCTGCGTTGCTGTCCGGTATGCGGCCAAGGCGCTTACGAGCCCTCTCTGCAAAAGGGTCAACTCTCCCTGGTTCGTTGCCTCGAGTGTTCGATGGTTTATTGCAACCCGGTTTCGGGGCAATTCGCATCGGGAGAGTACTATGATCAGGCAGGCGCAGGTTATTACCTGACGCCCGCGAAGCTGGAGGGAGACTACTCGGAGGCGCGTTTCCGCCGCGAACTACGGCTGTTTCGGAAGCACTGCCACGGCGGCGCAATCCTGGATGTGGGCTGTTCCACGGGCGGGTTTCTCTACCAGCTCGGGCGGCGTTTTCCCGGCAGTTATGATGTGCTGGGGCTCGATGCCAGCGGCCCGGCGCTCGATTATGCCGCTTCCCGCGGTATCCCCGTGGCTCGGGGGCAGTTCCTGGAAGAGGATTTCGGGTCGAAACAATTCGACGCGGTAAGTTTCTGGGCTGTTCTCGAGCACCTGCTGGACCCGAAGGCATTTCTGGAAAAGGCCTGCGCGATTCTCAAACCAGGGGGCCTTTGTTTAGTCCTGGTGCCCAACATGGAATCACTCGCTGCGCGGATGCTGGGCGGCCATTACCGGTACATTTACCCGCAACATTTGAATTACTTTACAAGACCGACGTTGCGGAGATTGGCCGGGAGCCGGTTCGCGGTGATTGAACTGCGGACGACGCATTTCAACCCGATTATCCTTTGGCAGGATTGGCGCAGCGGAGGCCAGGAGGTCCAGGATAGCCAACGCGCCGCGCTGCTTCAGAGGACCACTGCCTATAAACAAAACCCGCTGCTCAAACCGGCCCATGCGCTCTATTGGCTGGCCGAACGCCTGTTGAGCGCGTTTGATTTGGCCGACAACCTGGTCTGCGTGCTCAGGAAAACAGGTCCAACTCGGTCTCCACAGGCCGAAAGGGAAAGAAACTCCGGCGATGGATTGGGCACGGGCCGCGCTGCTGGATAGCGGCGAGATGACCGGGAGTGGAATAACCTTTGTGCTGGGCGAAACCGTACCCTGGGAAGCGCTTTTCGAATTCTACCATCATCCGGTCGCGGGTGACCTTTGCCAGAACGCTGGCGGCAGCTATCGAGTAGCTGCGCGCATCGCCCTGGACCAAGGCGGTCTGGGGGTAAGGCAGCCACTTGATCCTGAGCCCGTCGATCAGGGCGTGTTGCGGACGAGGCTCGATCTGGTCCAGAGCCAGGTTCATCGCGCGCCAGGCTGCCTGCCGGATATTGATCCGGTCGATCATCTCGGCATCCACGCTGGCGATGGCGTAGCGAATCTCCGGCAGCGAACCAAGGATTGCGAAATACCTCTCGCGTTGTTCTTCAGTCAATTGCTTGGAATCGTTCAGGCCCCGCAGTTTGGAGCACAAGCCGGTTTGGAGCCAGGCCCGTGGAAACACAACGGCCGCCGCTACGACCGGCCCTGCCAGCGGGCCGCAGCCCGCCTCGTCCACGCCCGCAACCAGCGTGAGGCCCTGCTGCCATAGCGTTTGCTCGTGGGAAAGCCGCTTCCAAAACTTCGCGCTCATTGACTCCCGCTATCGAACCATTGACCCTTACCCTGCGGCAAGCCAACTTTTTTAGCAGGGATTGACATTTTAACACTAGAGGCTCAGTCTTGATTCAATCCGGCATGAGTATTTTGTGGTTGCGTTTGTCCGGGCTTTTTCGGCGTCTTGGCGCCAAGAGGATGACGTTCCCAGCCGGGCGACCGGAAGCCGTTGCAGATTTAGTTTTCACTTGAATGCGTATGAAAGCCTTAACCTTTAGCGTGGCTATCCTTTTCCTGGTATTGTCCTGCCGTTTGTGGGCGGTGGAAACCAATCCGGCGCCCGTGGCTGCCGCCAGTTCTGGGGATATGAATTCCCAGGAGACGCTGCGCGCCTATTTGCAATTGCAGGAACAACTGCACGCAACGCAACTGGCGGTCGAACAGAACCGCAAAGAGGCGCAGCAAGCAGCCATGGAAAACGCCGAGGCCCTGGCGATTCGCCTCCAAACAATCGAAAGCGCTCTGTCGTCCCAACGCGCGCGCGAACTCGAAGCGATGCAGAGTTCGAACCGAGTGATGCTGATTGTGGCCGGAAGCTTCGCGACGCTTGGGTTTATTGCAATGCTCCTGATGGCCTGGTTCCAATCCCGCACCGTGCAGGGGCTGGCCGAAATCTCCTCTTCAATGCCTGGCCTGCGGGCGCTGGGAGCGCCGCTGGCGCTGACTGCGCTCGGCCCCGGCGAACCCCGCCTGGTCGAACCGGGCGCGGCCGAGAAATCCAACCTGCGCCTGCTGGGGGCTCTTGAACAGCTCGAAAGGCGCATTCATGAGCTCGAGCACACCACGGCCACGCCGCTCAAGGCCGATGCGAACGG from Verrucomicrobiia bacterium includes:
- a CDS encoding class I SAM-dependent methyltransferase, with product MKPVLRCCPVCGQGAYEPSLQKGQLSLVRCLECSMVYCNPVSGQFASGEYYDQAGAGYYLTPAKLEGDYSEARFRRELRLFRKHCHGGAILDVGCSTGGFLYQLGRRFPGSYDVLGLDASGPALDYAASRGIPVARGQFLEEDFGSKQFDAVSFWAVLEHLLDPKAFLEKACAILKPGGLCLVLVPNMESLAARMLGGHYRYIYPQHLNYFTRPTLRRLAGSRFAVIELRTTHFNPIILWQDWRSGGQEVQDSQRAALLQRTTAYKQNPLLKPAHALYWLAERLLSAFDLADNLVCVLRKTGPTRSPQAERERNSGDGLGTGRAAG
- a CDS encoding ribonuclease HII; protein product: MSAKFWKRLSHEQTLWQQGLTLVAGVDEAGCGPLAGPVVAAAVVFPRAWLQTGLCSKLRGLNDSKQLTEEQRERYFAILGSLPEIRYAIASVDAEMIDRINIRQAAWRAMNLALDQIEPRPQHALIDGLRIKWLPYPQTALVQGDARSYSIAAASVLAKVTRDRMMVEFEKRFPGYGFAQHKGYSTPGHLAAIQQRGPCPIHRRSFFPFRPVETELDLFS
- a CDS encoding tetratricopeptide repeat protein, with the translated sequence MKALTFSVAILFLVLSCRLWAVETNPAPVAAASSGDMNSQETLRAYLQLQEQLHATQLAVEQNRKEAQQAAMENAEALAIRLQTIESALSSQRARELEAMQSSNRVMLIVAGSFATLGFIAMLLMAWFQSRTVQGLAEISSSMPGLRALGAPLALTALGPGEPRLVEPGAAEKSNLRLLGALEQLERRIHELEHTTATPLKADANGNGDSAGKPEIPVDPNLTLTQDRSAMLLGKGQSMLNLDKPEAALACFDEALTLEPDNAEALVKKGTALERLQKLDEAIACYDRAIAADASMTVAYLHKGGLYNRMERYNEALACYERALRTQEKQG